The genomic stretch ATTGGTGTTATCACCTCTGACAGATCGCTAATCCCTGTGCTAGATTATAACCACGCTTGTCTGAACTTTCACTCATCTTCCATCCATACATAAATGCCCTCATTCCAACTTCCAACACTTCCTTATATGTTTGTGTATgcaaatttgttcattttttaatgagataaggctagtataaaaaaaaaagcaaatgtccTTCGAAGGAGTAACAGTTAAATGatcaatcacattttattttgaattaacttttcaaaatatattggAACATTTCCCTTTTTGAAAGGGATTTTCCTGGGTGGCTTTTAGATCTCTTCACAAGAAGGTTCAATTCACCTTTGTGGGTAATTCCCCCACCTGTCCCCTCACTATGCAAGGTCATTTTTACCACTGTCTCTTGCATCTCATACAATCTTTGATGCATAGTTCTAGAAGAACCtctggatgaatggatgaatgaattccACCATGCCTAGAGCTATGTCAGACATGGAGATGCCAATGCAGGATAGTAATCAGCAGTCCTTCAAATGGGTATATTTTTTAAGACATTAtttggtggaggggagaggattaggtttttttattttattattattatttttaatggaggtactggggattgaacccaggaccttgtgcatgctaagcacgcactctaccactgagctatacccttccctgcAAGGCATTATCAATTCCATATTTACTGGGGGGAGATGGAcaggcagtggggggggggggcagatttGTGCCAGCTAAGatctttttcatttcacttgaaaGTGCTGccttcagcagcagcagcaagagggCCATATACATTTGCTTGCCTGTAAAGTCCCAGTCAGGACCATATTTCCAAATTATTCCAGAGATGCTACATAGCACGTTAAAGTTTGGTGCTCATGCTATTTCCTCTGCCTACAATGCCTTTCCTCTTCTGTACCTAGCTCGTCTTTCCAGGATCAGACcaaatattatttctttgtgGAGACTTTCCTCAATAATACCACATCGGCTGCCTCTCCCCAGTAGAAAATTCCTCTCTGTTGTTCCATGGCAGATGGCTCAGGCCTTTAACACTCCTCGTGCTGGATTATAATGTACATGTGTGTTTCCCCACTTAGAATGAGTACTTCTGTGAAGTCAGATAACTGGATTACTCATCTGTGTCCCTTGATCTTAATATTTGTGCTTACCTAATGAAAGCGTGTTAAATGCTTGCACAAATTAATAAATAGtggaaaaggagggaaagagggaggaaggaaagaaggaaggacagaatgAAGGATGGATTGGTCCAACATCTCCTACGGTAATTAGCTGAGAGCTGGGTTTTGAGTCAGTCAGCATTACTGGGAAGAGAGATAGGAGGCAATATTTCAGCATTTGAGGGACCACAGAGTATGTCACTGCCATGGTGGAGGGGGGAGTGGGAGAGGCATAGGAGTCAACTTCAGGGACAAAGAAATGTTACTTGAAGGAGAGAAATCTGATCCTAAAAGCAAGCTTTGATACCTCACGATTTTGCCTATCATCCGTCCAAcccagaagaaaaataacaataattgcTTAATccttaatcattaaaaaatgttgttAGAGAAAACAACCTAAGGTCTCCAGACCAGACAGCTACATGTACATTATTTAACAAAACCCTATTCCAAAGTTTTTACAGTGTATAGTCATGTTTATTCAAAACGAttgtcttggggaaaaaaagaataagatctGTATAAGTAAAGCATGTAGTTTTGTGGGTTTTAATAACTCTTAATACCATTATTCTAGATAATGAGTTCTCTTACTTATCTACTGTATCACATTCCTAACTCCTTTGTGCATGTCaattttgacaattatgaatacgAAGGTAATAATCACTATAGAACCTGTGTTCtataaatagacatttatttaaCCACCATTGCTAGTTACTTATCTATAATAGCTATGCTGAATAAGCTCGTTTGTCATCACCATTTTCTATTTGATGAATACTGGAAAAAAGACATGCACTTGGTGTCAACCTCCAACAAAAACTGATCCATTTCTTTGCTCTCTggagtaataattatattttctggCATTTCTATGCACTTTTTTTGTTGATGCTCCAGGGAAACAAGTTTCTATGCATTAACCAATAAGCATGGGAACCTAAACTGTGCACAGGATTGCTCTAGGATTTATGACACTTTGAGCaatacaaaataattatattGCCCTGTTATCAATAAAAGATATTGTATCTAAGGAATGAAGACTAACACAGCTGACACATTAATTAAAGAAGTAGTCCAAGGGGGTGATAagttcttataaaaatatttttcaaagtatttccCCTAATATGTTGAGAAATACCAGGAATTGGTTTTCTAAATCTTTACTTTAAATGGAAAGAATAATACCTTAATAAAGCTTTCAGGTTGTTGTATTTATAGTTCATTATTAAGGAGAGATAAAGTGGAAAATCGAAAATGATTTTCGTATTAAAATACACTTGCATTGGAAAATGCTTTGTTTCAGTGCAAACATTACAACTTGGTGATTAATTCCCATTTGAAAGTTTTGATTGCAATTTTCCCAGTATAAGGCATAAATGAGACGATTGGCTTGGAGGAGTAATTAACGTATCTCATATCAAGCCGCCTTTACATTTTCTTTGCACAAGGTGGTGTAGAGAAATTACCTGGAACTGATTAAACCTCAGGAGAGAAGTGGGGGAAAGCATGCATTTGGGAGCAGTTCTCCCGGAGAACGCGAGCGCCCTCTAGGTTGTATTTATAAGCAGAGTCTTGTGACGCAACTCCGGTCCCTTCACCAGCAGGGAGTAAGAGGGAAGGGGCCGGATTCCTCCCGGTGGGAGCATTATCTagaccaaagaaagaggctggCGACGGGAAGGAAGAACCGATCAGGCGTCTGAATAGCGGCCACAGGACAACCTAAAGCCTGTCCAGAGTTAACGGGAGCGGGTCATACACAGTTCCCCCGCCTACTTCCCCCTACCCCATCCACCCGCCGCCATGTGTCACCTTCCTGTTCGGAAGTCTTAGTAGGTTGCCTAGACAGAACAGGGGGCGCCTGCTCCACCCATCAGGTATCCGGTTGGAAGAAAAGCTAGTCTCAACAACTGGATTCCCTCCGTTAAATGATAAGTTTAGCAGACCATCCGTCTCCAACTGCTGAACATTAGGGTAGGGGGAGGAGGGCGCACATCAGACGTTCCTCTTCTGTTCCAACCACAAATCATATGGTTGTGCCTCTTCTCTATTCCACTTAGAGCCCTCTAACTTAAATTCCACGTTCCTCCTGGAATGCCGGCAGAGCTTCTTTGAGAAAATGAACCCTGTGCAtgtgttttgaattttttccGTGATGATAATCAGTCAAGTTACATTTCTTGTGTGTCTTGCTGGGGGTGTAATAAACCCAGGACACTGATGACTGTAATTTTCTGGGTGATGTTGCAATGAAGGGAATAAGTGGCCCAGTGTTGAACTTTGCAGCTTGCTCCCTTCCTGTATGTAAATTGCCTTCATATAAAGTGGGGTTCATAACAGGGCTGGGACAGCTGCCTCTGACTCGTGCTGTCTTGTCATCTCAGTTTCCAACCTTATCAGGCACATAGCAGGGAGGCTGCTCCAAGCATAACTAacctctccctccagcctccagaaaggaatccCCAACCTTCATATCCTAGGCAACTTGAAGAATGAAAGAGGAGGCTATAAAATCCCCTTTGAAAGGTTTGTCTGCTTTTACTACTATAATTTGGATGGAATGAGTAAAACAAAGATGTTTCAGAGGATTGGGGGTTGCTTGGCATGGGGAGGAGACAGGAGATGGGGAGTAGGGGAGGATCTCTGATGGAGATTTCTTGATGTTTAAAAACCGAACAAGCAGAAATCTTGGTGCAGATTGGTGTTTCTGGGCATCCTTTGAAAAATCTGCTCTCTCAAAAGGGGAAGGAACCATGTGGGAGCAGGGCTAGGCTAGGCTTGTTGATTAAGGGGGCACTGGCAATAACAAAGTCATATTCTAGGAAAAACCCATGCAAGAGGAAGCAGAAATGGGCCAGTTACTGTGATTTGGAGTTTCCTCAACATTGCTTTAGGTTGAAGTGTCAGTTTCAGGCAATCCTTAGTGCTTTTTTAAGAGTGGGAAATTTCCCAGCCAGTCTCCAGGAGAGAGGATGTGTGTTCTCTTATGCCAGTTTGGGGCTGTTGTAACTGAGCAAACCAAGAAGCAGTTGAGGCTACAGATGGCATTGGGGCAAATGAGGTGGTTGTGAGTGCAAAACAAGTTCTTGTCCAGAACCAGAGAAAAAACTTTACATGCTAGTCTTGGTTTTGACATCTGGTATTTCGGAGTGTGTCAGATCCAGTAGGCAACTTTAAAATGGCAGGGCCAGCAACGGGTCATGGCAGGGCAGTCACCGCAGACAGCACCAGCGAGCGCCAGGTATCCGGCCCTGCAAATCTTAGTAACTTGCAGCTCTCTCCCCTCCTGGCCCAGCTGGCAATCAGACTGCAGCTCCCAGGCATCTCCCAGCGGCCGGGTTACTGGCAGGCACCGCACCGCTACTTTGCAGAGCTTTCCTCCTGGCTTTGCTTTCTGGAGCGGAGGAGGCACCCGGCTAATCTCTCAGGATTTAAGGAGTCAGTTTATCTGGGACTTGAGAGAAAGAGCAAAGTGGTAAAACTTTTAAGTCTCCTGGGTCAGCCCTGAAATAAACCCAAGGAAGGGTAGGGAAAACACAGACTAAGGGATCTGAAGACAATGGGATGCGACCCGGCGGAGTTTTCAGGTCGGGGAGCGGGAGAGGGAACCTCCGGAGTCGATGATGCCCGGAGTGTCGACACCGCACCGCCCCGGGGTCAAGCCAGGTCGGTCCCCTAACTTGCCACCTCTTCACGTGTTCTTGGCATGGCAGGGATTAAaaatgcaagggaaaaaaattacatgcgCTACGGACAGAATGTTCTCAAAGATtactttagggggaaaaaaaaatagagaaatgcagtttttttttcctttagtgcaGAGACGAATTTTAtttccgccccctcccctccacattcctgacctctccctcccccttccctctttctttccttccttcctcctcttccaagTTCTGGGATTTTTCAGTCTTGCTTGGCTTTGGCCGAAAGCACAAAAAAGGCGTTTTCGGAAGCGGCTCGGCCGTGCACAAGggccatttgtttgttttgggactCGGGGCAGGAAATCTTGCCCGGCCTGAGTCACGGCGGCTCCTTCAAGGAAACGTCAGTGTTCTCTTGTCGCCCTCGCCCGCTGCGCGCCGGGCCTCCGCTGCCCATGGGGGAGATGCAGGGCGCGCTGGCCAGGGCCCGGCTCGAGTCCCTGCTCCGGCCCCGCCACAAAAAGAGGGCCGAGGCGCAGAAAAGGAGCGAGTCCTTCCTGCTGACCGGACTGGGTAAGCGCCGCTGCTGGCACGCCGGGGACTTGTCTCCCCTACTTCCCCACTCGTTGCTGGGATCCCgccagaggggctgggggtgtaCTGAGGATGGAGGAATGGGGCCGGGGTTGGAGGGAGGCGGGAGCGGGGGATCGGCCGGGCGCCCTGGCTCCATGCTGACCCCGAAGATAAGGACAACAGGGGCCACCCTCCCCCGGCGCTGCCGCTCTGTGCCCCAAAGATAACTCCGGCTGGCGGTGCGCGGCCACCCGGCAAGGGCTGCGGAGGCTGCCGCATGAATTAGGGGAGAGGATCAGGGTCTGCGCCGGGGTCGCGAGTGAATCCGAGCTGAGGGTTTGAGAAACCACGGTGGGCACACAGCCACCCCGACCGCCGCGCACTGGGCAGAAAGCGCTCAGATTTCCTGATCTGCCGCGACTCTGATTTCCCTCGCTGGGCGGAATAAATGAGAAAGGTGGAAAATTACCCCggccgctccctccctccctccccgccccctctgcCTGCGGTTTCCCTGTCTCCGGCCCGGGAGCAGAGGGAGGCCGATAACAGCCCCGCGCCCGGACCTCCCCGGGAGGtccccgcgccccctccccgccccgggcTGGCCCTCTCGCCAGGGGCGGAGCCGTCCGCCGCCTGCCGCTTTGCCGCCAGCCGAGCCGCGCggcggccgggggcggggccgggggaggggccgCGCCGAGCCGCTTCCTCATTGTCGCGTGGGATCCGCCCCCGCGGCCGCACAACGCTTATAAAGGCGGCGGCGCGGCCCCGGCGCAGAGTTGGCAGAGCCGGTCTCCCATCGCTAACGACTCCCTGCGCCCTGTCTGTGGCGATGACGGTGAAAACCGAGGCGGCTAGGGACACCCTCACTTACTCCAGAATGAGGGGAATGGTAGCAATTCTCATCGGTGAGTGTAGGAGTCCGACTGGACTTCTTTCTCGGTTACGCGGAGTGGAAATTTTTGAAAGTCCCGGATCAGATTAGTGTTTGCGGCGTCGTCGGACGTTACAAAACCGTCtagacatttatttctcctctCTAATTCACAGCTTTCATGAAACAGAGAAGGATGGGCCTGAACGACTTTATTCAGAAGATTGCCAATAACTCCTATGCATGCAAACAGTAAGTTCGGGGggatttgggaaaataaaaaagtagtaaATTTCCATCTACCAGCAGCACAGACgcattctcatctgtaaattgatcAGGAAGCCGAAGACTTCCAGGGGATGGGGAACCCCTTTTCTCTTTAAGTTCTAACTAttggaaacatttaaaacattaaagttaATTTGCTCATTTGGCTTGTTCTAAAGATGCAAAATAAAGTTTTCGTGTGCCTAACTCACCCCCAGTCTCCATGAGAAACAACGCTTATCTCTGTATTTAATTGGGTTTATTACTTTCTTTAACTAGTATTTTCTTTATCTGAGTGATTGATTTTGGGTGTTCTTAAACACTGAAATCTCCGGAAAAGTTAAGCCAGTAACTCACTATTGGTGTTGGTCTGCCCCCTTGTGGCGAGTTAGGAGATTCTAAATTGTTCCTTTCTTTGCAGCCCTGAAGTTCAGTCCATTCTGAAAATCTCCCAGCCTCAGGAACCTGAGCTTATGAATGCCAACCCTTCTCCTCCGGTAAGTGTTCTCTATTCATGATGCATCAGTGGTGGAATCTTGTAAATGAGTCAGCCAGTCTCCTACACTGATgaattaaaatagcatttctaaaATGCCTCTTCAGTTCATGGCATAACAAGTGACATAATCACTTAAATATTGAATCAGTGGAGTAATCTAAAAGGCATATTCTATAACAGTGCTTTCTACTTAACAGCACCTTGATTGTGTACAATTTCCATACCCTCATTTGCAATATTAGTGACATGTATGGAAGAAAAGTAGTTTTGAATGTGCTTATAGATGTATGGGGACTTGCCTCAGTTATCTGCAGATGTAATACCTTTTACGTTGACTGTACTTTATTATCGATATCTTCCTTTGAAGCATggatattaaaagaaattttattttccagccAAGTCCTTCTCAGCAAATCAACCTTGGCCCATCATCCAATCCTCATGCTAAACCATCTGACTTTCACTTCTTGAAAGTGATTGGGAAGGGCAGTTTTGGAAAGGTAATTTTACTTCTGATGCTCTCATTATTTACAGTCTTTCGTACACTTTTTTCACATTCTCCCTGGATGAGAATAGCAAAATGATTTATACTTTAAATTGCAGGTTCTTCTAGCAAGACACAAAGCAGAAGAAGCATTCTATGCAGTCAAAGTTTTACAGAAGAAAGCAATCCTGAAAAAGAAGGAGGTATGAGATGTGTCTGCTGGTTGGGGTTGGCGAGGAGACAGGCATAGACATTATCTTGGAATCTTGATGCCAAGTTGAAATTTGCCACTAAATCTTAATTGTCCTTTTTCTAGGAAAAGCATATTATGTCCGAGCGGAATGTCCTACTGAAGAATGTGAAACACCCTTTCCTGGTGGGCCTTCACTTCTCTTTCCAGACTGCTGACAAATTGTACTTTGTCCTCGACTACATTAATGGTGGAGAGGTGAGCAGAAGGGATGGGAGCCCCGATCCTTGCGCGTCTGTGCACAGTCTCCATCATTTTAATTTGAgaggaaagtttttaaaagagactTAGTAGGGGGAAAAGTTACCAGAATTAGCATTTCCTTTAACCTGCCAGCTTTCAAATGGTTAATAGACTATTTAGGGCACTTCCTGCAATTGTTCTCTTTAGCTGTCTGTGTCCAGACTAATTCAGTGCATTGTGCTCAGGCTCTGGTGACCAAGGCTAACTCCGTTCTGTCTCCCGCAGTTGTTCTACCATCTCCAGAGGGAGCGTTGCTTCCTGGAACCACGGGCCCGGTTCTATGCTGCTGAAATAGCCAGTGCCTTGGGTTACCTGC from Camelus bactrianus isolate YW-2024 breed Bactrian camel chromosome 8, ASM4877302v1, whole genome shotgun sequence encodes the following:
- the SGK1 gene encoding serine/threonine-protein kinase Sgk1 isoform X3; amino-acid sequence: MGEMQGALARARLESLLRPRHKKRAEAQKRSESFLLTGLAFMKQRRMGLNDFIQKIANNSYACKHPEVQSILKISQPQEPELMNANPSPPPSPSQQINLGPSSNPHAKPSDFHFLKVIGKGSFGKVLLARHKAEEAFYAVKVLQKKAILKKKEEKHIMSERNVLLKNVKHPFLVGLHFSFQTADKLYFVLDYINGGELFYHLQRERCFLEPRARFYAAEIASALGYLHSLNIVYRDLKPENILLDSQGHIVLTDFGLCKENIEHNGTTSTFCGTPEYLAPEVLHKQPYDRTVDWWCLGAVLYEMLYGLPPFYSRNTAEMYDNILNKPLQLKPNITNSARHVLEGLLQKDRTKRLGAKDDFMEIKNHVFFSLINWDDLINKKITPPFNPNVSGPSDLRHFDPEFTEEPVPNSIGRSPDSILLTASVKEAAEAFLGFSYAPPVDSFL